The proteins below are encoded in one region of Oncorhynchus tshawytscha isolate Ot180627B linkage group LG04, Otsh_v2.0, whole genome shotgun sequence:
- the LOC112248175 gene encoding Rieske domain-containing protein-like isoform X2 has product MFSEEEQTSPTSSSSSPPPSSHFIGRKEDVVQAKRVTKLVGGRDVLVLCHQGKLHAMDMRCYHTGGPLQEGDIEEFDGRMCIVCPWHKYKITLAEGEGLYQAVNPSATPPNPTWRSKGVKQRVHQVTEVNRDVYVTFNDSPDTIDSDFYQTERYRATMNKAQPKTKKLLEKVTSRKV; this is encoded by the exons ATGTTCTCTGAGGAAGAGCAGACATCCCCTACATCCTCCTCTTCATCGCCACCTCCATCCTCCCACTTCATCGGGAGGAAAGAAGACGTTGTCCAGGCCAAGCGTGTCACCAAGCTGGTGGGCGGGAGGGACGTGCTGGTTCTGTGCCACCAGGGAAAGCTCCACGCCATGGACATGCGCTGCTACC ATACCGGTGGACCACTGCAGGAGGGAGATATCGAG GAGTTTGATGGGCGGATGTGCATCGTGTGTCCGTGGCACAAGTACAAGATCACGCTGGCGGAAGGCGAGgggctgtaccaggcggtgaaccCCTCGGCTACACCCCCTAACCCCACCTGGCGCTCCAAAGGGGTCAAACAGAGGGTTCACCAGGTCACAGAGGTCAACAGGGATGTGTATGTCACATTTAATGACTCGCCGGACACCATTGACTCTGACTtctaccagacagagagatacagggcCACTATGAATAAGGCCCAGCCCAAGACAAAGAAATTACTCGAGAAGGTGACGAGCAGGAAAGTGTAA
- the LOC112248176 gene encoding glutaredoxin-1-like, whose protein sequence is MAQEFVTDSIKGDKVVVFLKPSCPYCVMAKDVLSKYGLKSGHLEFIDITGRDDMNEIQDYLNKMTGERTVPRVFVGKKCVGGGSDVKALDKSGKLEGMLKSIGSLQ, encoded by the exons ATGGCTCAGGAATTCGTTACGGACAGCATTAAAGGGGACAAAGTAGTCGTGTTTCTAAAACCGTCATGCCCATATTGCGTAATGGCAAAAGATGTTTTGTCAAAGTATGGACTCAAATCTGGACACTTGGAATTCATAGACATCACTGGACGAGATGACATGAATGAAATCCAGGATTACCTAAATAAAATGACAGGTGAACGAACA gtgccACGGGTGTTCGTCGGTAAGAAGTGTGTTGGTGGGGGCAGTGACGTTAAAGCGCTGGATAAGAGTGGGAAACTGGAGGGCATGCTTAAATCAATCGGATCGCTGCAATGA
- the LOC112248175 gene encoding Rieske domain-containing protein-like isoform X1 — protein sequence MPVGFPKDIRQGVHLHLEVVNMFSEEEQTSPTSSSSSPPPSSHFIGRKEDVVQAKRVTKLVGGRDVLVLCHQGKLHAMDMRCYHTGGPLQEGDIEEFDGRMCIVCPWHKYKITLAEGEGLYQAVNPSATPPNPTWRSKGVKQRVHQVTEVNRDVYVTFNDSPDTIDSDFYQTERYRATMNKAQPKTKKLLEKVTSRKV from the exons ATGCCGGTGGGATTCCCCAAGGACATAAGACAGG gagtGCATCTACATTTGGAAGTTGTCAATATGTTCTCTGAGGAAGAGCAGACATCCCCTACATCCTCCTCTTCATCGCCACCTCCATCCTCCCACTTCATCGGGAGGAAAGAAGACGTTGTCCAGGCCAAGCGTGTCACCAAGCTGGTGGGCGGGAGGGACGTGCTGGTTCTGTGCCACCAGGGAAAGCTCCACGCCATGGACATGCGCTGCTACC ATACCGGTGGACCACTGCAGGAGGGAGATATCGAG GAGTTTGATGGGCGGATGTGCATCGTGTGTCCGTGGCACAAGTACAAGATCACGCTGGCGGAAGGCGAGgggctgtaccaggcggtgaaccCCTCGGCTACACCCCCTAACCCCACCTGGCGCTCCAAAGGGGTCAAACAGAGGGTTCACCAGGTCACAGAGGTCAACAGGGATGTGTATGTCACATTTAATGACTCGCCGGACACCATTGACTCTGACTtctaccagacagagagatacagggcCACTATGAATAAGGCCCAGCCCAAGACAAAGAAATTACTCGAGAAGGTGACGAGCAGGAAAGTGTAA